A stretch of DNA from Phycisphaerales bacterium AB-hyl4:
TAACATGCAGACGGAAATAGCGCGTCTTGACGTTGTTCAACGGCTCGCGATGCACCTCGTCGATCCGCCGAATGTCGGCGATCGGCTTCCATGATCGGCCGTCGTCGGACACCTCAAGCGTGTACGCATATTCAATATGCTTCTTGATCCCCTCAATCGTCATGCTGAAGCGGGTCAGTTCAAGCGGCTCACGGAAGTCGATCGCGATCCACTGCGGGCTGCGCGGGTAGACCACCATCGAGTTGGTGCCGTCGAACAGCGCTTCCGCATCGCCGGTGCGCGGCGCGTCGGAAGACGTAACATCCCGCATGAAATCGGGCACGAGCGTCAGCCTGCCCTTGCCCATGTCGAGCCGTTCAATCTCGCGGGCCGTGTCGATCCGGCCCGGATCGGCAAGCTGCTGCCACACGGCGGTGATGTCTTCGCCATCCGGCGCACGAAGCGGGAATCGGCTGAGGACGACTAGTTCGCCGCCCGTCCGGACGAAGTCAACGAGTAGCTCCGCGTGCTCCTTGCGCATGAAAGGCAGGTTGGCGAGCAATAGCGTCTTGTACCGTGCCTTCGGGTAGACCAGCTCACCCGCCTCGACCTTGCCGTCGGGCAAGCCGGTATCGTAGATGATGTCGGACTCGATCTGCGCAGCCATGAGCATGCGGAACGCTTTGTCCGTCGCCTTTTCAAGCTGGTCGTTGGCGACATGATCAATCAGTGCGTCGGACAGGGCGGCGTGGCTGCCGTAGACGATCGCGGTATCCACACTCGATTCGCCGGCGCAGGTCATCTGACATAAGCGAGTGACGTGGTCGGCAAAGTGCTTGTTGTAGTTCCAGTTCGACGCCTGGAAGAAGCCGGCCGGGTTCGTGGTGTGCTTGCGGATGCTGCGGAAGCTGTAGGTGTAGTCGATGGACGCATGAATGTTGATGCCGAGCACGGTCAGCAGGTCGGCGTCGCGAATCTTGTCGTGTAAATTGAAGTCCCAGCTTGTGTCGGAGTAGGTTTCCGACAGGATGCGATCGCGATTCTGCATACGGCCGATGGACGCGATCTTGCGCGGCAACGCCATGAGATCCTTCATCTGTACGCCGTGATCGCCGAGGATGTCCATGCCGGGCACTTGCTGCGGCTTGACCTGCCGATAGTAGTCACCGCCGTTGACGCCTTCGCAGTAGTGGCCGGTATAAGCAACCTTTCGCTCGCCACACCACTGGCCGATCTGCTCGCACCAGCTCTCTGCGAACAGGTCGGACACGAGGCTGTAGTAGTCGTAGCAGACCTTCCGTTGTTCGTCGCCGGCTCGCAGCAGGTCGATCAGGTGCGGCCGAAGGTCATACCCCCGCCGTTCACGGAAGTGATGAAAGAGGTCGGCCGTCCAGGGCACGGACCCGCATACGCCGTGGAGGTTGGCATGCGCGTGCTCGCGTGGTTCGTCCTTCCACGGAAACCCGACGCGGTGCAGGGCGAGATGATCGCCGCCGCCGAAGATGTCGTGGTCGTAGCGGATGCCCGGCTCGTCGGTGAAATAGCCACGAATCGTATTGCCGAAATGCTCGGACACGCGCTGGTAATGGGCTTCGTAACACAGCTCGATAAACTTCGCCACCGCGTCACGATTCATCACGTCGAGATAGCCCGGCAGCCAGTTGCCCCACCGCGAGGAACATGTCGGATCGAGAATCTTCTGCAGCTTCGTCACTACCGCGACATAAACCCGCCACGCCCCACTGGGCGCCGTCCAGCGAAGCGACGTGTCATCACAATACGTGTCAAGGTCGATGCGCTTGCCGTCGCTGACCCGCTCCGCCTCGGCACGCACCACCCGGCCGAGCGGCAGACGTTGCACCAGTTCGCGCGGGCCGTCGGCCGACACGTCGTAGCGATACATCCGGCAGGCCGTCATGAGGTACTCCGGGTGCACCTCGTTGATGATGCCCCCCGCCAGCCCGCTCGGCCACGACCAGTCGTCGTAGATCCACACACGCATGCCCAGCTTCTTCGCCTGCTCCACCGCGAAGACGAACAGCGCGAAATAGTCCTCCGAGAGGTATCGCTGGTTCATGCCGGCGTTGCACCAGATCATCGTCTCGTTGACGTGCTGGGCCTTCATCTCCTTGAGCTGACGAAGAATCTCCTCTTCGTACATCTCGTCGTTCCAGAACCACAAGGGAGCGAAACTGAACTGCTTCGGAAAGCCCTTGAACTGCGATGCTTCCTGCGAGAGGGTATTCATTTCGTTTTTCCCAAAAGGCAGACGGATGAATCATCGAGTCACCACACCATCGGGATATCGCTCGAACGCGACAGGATCGAAGAACGGCACGATCAGGTCCGCCTCTCGGCGAATGCGACGGACCGCGGCGTGAAACGCGTCCTGATCACGAAAGAAGCCGATCGGTATGTTCTGCTCATAGTTTTCGTAGGTGAACAATGTGTCGGCGTAAATCAACGTGCCCATGCGCGTGTTGATCGCCACAGCCAGGCTGCCCGCGTGATGTCCGCCTGTACGGAAGACACGGATGCCCGGGCAGATTTCGTCCTCGTCTTCCAGCAGGTTCACGCGCGGCCAATCTTCGAACACCAGCCGACTGAGCGTCTGCGGCGGGATGATGGTGTCGCGCGGCTGTGGCGGAAAGTTCGGCGGCGGCGCGTGATAGTCAACCCACTCAGCCCGGCCGATGTGGATCGGACATCTTTCAAACAATTCCACTCGCCCGGTGCTGTACGGGCCGAGGCAACTCAGCAACAGATGATCGACATCGCCGGGGGCGATCCCCAACCGCTGAAGATGTCCGTCCATCGTGCGATCCTCGCTGCGCTCGACGTGGCAGCGGCTATGCCATGCGGCAAAAAAGGCCTGTACCGGCTGCATGTCGAGCGGAAAGCCGGTGTTGATCACCACCGTCGTGTCGTCGGATTTCGCGACAAGGCCGGTGTAAGCCCAAGGCTGAAAGCTTTCCAGGCCGGTGTGCATCTTCACGCCGGTGGTCGGACATTCGGGCATGATGCCCATGTTCAGCAGGTGCACAGCGAAAACGGGCGTGTTGGCGTTCATGGCAAGGCTCAACGTTGGGAAGCTCAAAGCACGTTCACGGGAACGAAAGGCTGCGGCCCGGGCTCGACTTTCATCGGGTTGCGCAGTGGTCGGCCCAGTTTCGGGTAGTGGATGACCATCACGTCGCCGTCTTGGAGCTTGAGTTTGTCGCCGTAGCTGAAAGCGTCAGCGCCGAAGAAGTGCAGATGCACATCGCCCGGCCGACGATGCTCGGGGTACTTGAAATGATGGTGCTCCAGGTTCTGCACGCTGTGACACATGTTGGCTTCGCCGGTGGCGACATCGGTGCGCCAAATCACGTTGCCATCTCGTTCGACCCGTACCTCGCCGACGATGTCATCGAACGGTTCGCCGACGACCAGTTCCGGGCCCAGCGAACAGGCCCGCAGCTTGGACGAGGAAAGGTAGAGGTAGTTCTGCTGTTCGAGCACGTGATCGGAGAATTCGTTGCCGACGGCAAACCCGACGCGCCACGGCATCCCGTTCGGCCCGACGAGATACGCGCCGACCGGCTCGGCTTCCTCGCCGCCGTCCATTGCGAACGGCGGCATCTCCAACGGCTCGTTGTGCGCCTGCAGCCGAGTGCCGTTGCACTTGTAAAACCATTCGGGCTGGACGCCGACGACGCCCGGCGCGGGTCGGCCGCCTTCCATGCCCATGAGGTACATCTTCATACTGTCGGACACGCTGTCGTCGCCGACGTTCGCGACGTGCATGGCCTGGCGGTTGTCGGCGCTCTTCTTGTGGCTCAGGCCCGTCCCGGTGATGAAGCAGAACGCCGGCTCGTCCGGATGATCGAACGGCGGCAGCAGCTTCCACTCGCTCTGCCCTTCATAGATCTCGTCGTAAGGCAGGCTCTCCTTGCCCAGATTATTCGGGACAAGATCGGCCAGCGTGACGTCGCTGTCGATAGCGGCGGCAGCCATGGCGTAAACACTTTTGAAGGTGTCGAACAGGCGAAGCGTGTCGCCCTCAACCATCGCAACGCGTCGGCCGTGCCGGGGATGTTGAAGCTGAATCAGTCGCATTTGGCAGTTCTCAAGTCACCTCGCACGAGGTCAGGGGTAAAGGCGATACACCGGCGGCGCGACGTTGTGGATGCCGTAGTACGCCGCGCTCGCGCCGGTCCAGACCAGGCCCATTAACAGTTCGCCGGCGATGACGCCGACCATCAACGGCAATACCTGCCGATACCCACGCGTGCCGCCCAATTGCACCACGGCGAGTTTGATCATCCAGCCGATCAGGAACGAGCCCGCGAGCCGATACGACGGCATTGTCCCCCAGACCAGGAACAGCACCGGATGAATGGGCCACCACGGCAACCGCAAGCGTGCAGCCGCCGTGGCGATCAGCAAGACCATCCCGCCGAACATCCACGCCCACGCGTCGAATGAAAGCTGCACATTCCAAAGCCGGTCGAGGCCCTCCACGGCCGTGGCCTGCGTGAGCGTGTCGCGCACGGTACTTTCGCTGATGTGCCGCGTCGCCTGGTCAAAGGGCATGTTCGGTAGCACCTCAGTGTCCCATGCGCCCGCGCCGCCGACGCCGTGATTGTGCGTCAAACTGAACAGCGCCGCGCCGGCCACGAGAAAGCCCACCAAAAGCATCACCGCCAGCCACGGCGCAACCTTGCCCGGCTTGCCCGCCCCGGAGCGGTCCGCCATCTGCATCGCGTTGGCCAGGTAAGGCATCAGCAGCGTACGCGGATCACCCACAAGCATCGTGCTCCCCACGGCCAACACAAGGAACGTCGTCGGCCCGATCGCCTCGAAACCAAGCAGACCGGTCAGAATGCCCGCAGGCAACCACCACGCCTGCACGAAGAACATGCCTGTTTCCACCACCACCCGCGTCAGCACCAGATAAATCAGCAACACCAGCAGCACGAGCACGATCGCCATCAGCCAATCGAGCCCTGCCGTGTAGAGCACGAACACCGTCAGCGCAAACAGCACCGCCAGCCCGCGCGCCGCCCACACCGCCGACGTCGGCGTGTCAATCGTGCGCGCTCCGCCCACGGCGGCGATGGCCAACCTCGCGTAATACCGCCGACCGATGTAAGCAATGATGCCCGCCATCCCGACGTACGCGCCGAAGCGCAACAGGTTGCCTTCCCCCGCGCCCATCCGGTCTTCCTGGAAGGTCGCACCTGCCGCGAGCAGGGTCGCGCCGAGCATGCCGTACGCTAACGTCGCCGCCCCCAGCGAAAACGATACGGGCGTACCGAGGAAGAAACAGAAGGCGATCACCGAGAAATAAATATGCGGCCGAAACAGGTCGTTCGTCGCACCGATTCGGCCGAAATTCGGGAACAACTCACGCAGCGGCCCAAACTCCATGCGCAACGGAATGTTCGGTAATTCGGGGAACCAGGCATGCAGCCCGTTTACGCCATGCACCGCCGCCATCGCGATCACCCCGACCCAGAACGCTTGATGACGGGCAATGCTCGGCAGCCAAGATGTCGCATCCCGCTCCGTCAGCTCATTCACAAATCGCGCGATCGGATACGGCAGCAACTCGCGGCGCGACCATTGCGGATGCACGATCACCGTCAGGCAAAGACTCGCCAGCCCCAGCAACAACCCCGCCGCCCCCCACACACGCAACACCGGCCACCACGCCGACCATGGCAACTCCGTCAAGCCCAACGGCTCCGAGCTGCCCACCAGCAACATGTCCAGCACCTCGCCGCCACCGGCGCTCGTATCCAGCAACACGCCCTGCCCCTGCGGCGCAGGCAGCACCACGCCCGGCAACGTGCTTACCAGCCACCACCGGTTCAGCTGAACCTGCGCACGGCCGGTCAACGGCTGCTCCAAATGCTCCCCCAACAACAAGCGCATCGGACGCGGCAGTTCGCTCATCGTCGGCGGCGGCGGCTGCGGCGTCAGATCCCCACTCACCAACGCAACATTCACCGCCCGCACCACGTCACGACGCGATCCGATCGGCACCTCCTCCGCGCCGAGATGCTCCTGAAACACCCGCTGCCCCCGCGCGTCCATCTGCGACCACAACCGCTCGAGCACTGGCTCGCCCTGCCGATGCAACGGCTCGGCGACCGCCAGGATCAGCGCCTCCCAGTCCTGAACGTGCCCCTCCGCCAGCCGCGGGTCGCCGCCCGGCAGGTAACGCATAACACCCACCGCCTGCCAGTCCGCCTTAGGCCCCTGCCAGTGATTCGGCATCGCCGTGATTGTGATGAAGTACCGATAGAAACTGAAGCTCGGCCAGCCGCACGAAGTTAGCCCCAACGCGACAATCACCGCCAGCTCCGCTGTACCCAACGACCAGCGCGGCCCCAGCAGACGTAGCAACGGGTTCACCCCGAGCATCAGCACCACCAGCAACCCGAACACCGCAATGGGCAGGTGGTTGTTGATGAACAGACTGCTCTGCATGAACAGGTCGTTGAAGTGCGTGAAACCGGAGATGAATATCCCCAGCCCCAATCCCAAGATAATCGCTCGGATCGTCATGCACGTGCCTGTTCAGGGACCGTCACGGGATCATCCTCGCCCGACACTCACCGCCCTCGCGGGGGCCGTGCCAAGCCTCTCACATTCACCATGCCTTCGCCAGCCCTATCCTCGACAGCCGTCGTCGACTGCCGTCCCGGCGGTTTTTGCCGTTGTACTTGTACACTCTCTATGCCGTGTGAGCAAGCGAAAAACGAGCCTCGCAAAGTCCTTTTTCATACCGGCTCAACCATCGTCGAATTGACCGCATCACCTACAAGTAACATATATTTCGAACAAACCTCACGATTTGCAGGCCGCTGCCCGGGACGGGCGCGAAATTTGTTGTATTTTCACCCAGATGACCGACACGTCACAAACCACCAACCGCGACTCGACGTCGCCGACGAACGAACAGACAATGGCCAAGACCCCTGACCACCCAAGGAGGCACCGCCCATGCCAGCCGCAAACCCCGGCGTCCTGCTGCTGATCGCCGACGACTGGTCACCCATCGCCGGCTGCTATCACGACCCCGTCGTGCACACGCCTCACATCGACGCCCTCGCCCGCCGGGCCACACGCTTCGACCAGGCCTTCTGCACCACACCGAGCTGCGCCGCCAGCCGCGCCAACCTGCTCACCGGCCAATACGTACACCAGCATGGGCAATACGGCCACAGCCACGGCTACCACGGCTTCCGCACCCACGAACACCTCGCCGACCAGACCCTCCCCGCTGTGCTCCGAAAACATGGCGTCTTCACCGGACTGATCGGCAAGGACCACATCGCCCCCAAATCCGCCTACCCCTTCCACGTCGACGAGCGATGCCAGCCCCGGTCCCTCTCCGGCCCGGCCGAGGGCGTACGCCGATTCCTCACCGCGGCAGGCGACCGGCCGTTCTACCTCCACGTCGCCTCCGCCTACCCGCATCGCACGGGCGGAGACTTCCGCCGCTCGCATGACGAAGGCGACGGCCTGTCCGACGACGACGTGCTCTATCCGCCAGAGACCCTCCCCGTTCCCAACTGGCTGCCGGACACGCCCGAAGTTCGGCAGGACCTCGCCGACTACTACACCTTCGTCACCCGCTTCGACCGCTTCGTCGGCGTAGTGCTTGCAGAGTTGCAACGCAGCGGGCGGGCCGATGAAACCACCATCATCCTCACCAGCGATCACGGCATGCCCTTCCCCGGCGCTAAAGGCTCGGCCTACGACAGCGGCCACCACTGCCCCCTGATCATCGCCCCACCCCACGCCAGCCCCCACGCCAGCCAGGCGCTCGTCAACTGGTGTGACATCTACCCCACCATCTGCGACAGCCTCGCCCTGCCGCAGGCCGACCTGCCCGCCGACCTGCCGGGCCGATCGCTGCTGCCGATCCTCGACCAATCCGACCCGCCCGGCTGGGACCAGACCTTCTACTCGCATGTGTTTCACGAGATCACCAACTATTTCCCCTATCGCGTGCTGCGCGAGAAACGATTCAAGTTCGTACGCCACCTCGTCCGCGACATGCCCATGCCCAGCGACCTGTTCAACTCGCCGACCTGGCAGGCCGTGCTGAAACAATCGCTGACCCACATGGGCGATCGCCTCACCGAGCGCGTGCTCCACCACGATCGCGAAGAGCTATACGACCTCGCCAACGATCCAGCGGAAACGACCAACCTCGTGGCGAACCCCGCCTTCGCCGACACGGCCGACCGCATGCGCAAAACCCTGCACGCATTCCGCGAACGCACCAACGACCCCTGGCTGATCGTCGACAAACAGGAAGCCGCGACGCACAACTGACCCGCCTTACGCCTGCGCCTCCAGCCCGGGCAACGGCAGTTGCTTGTCGTCGTCATCAAGCAGCAACACCCAGTCCCGGCCCCGGCCATGCGTCGGCGGCGTGAAGGTCTGCATCGGCAGCGGCAGCGACGTGCAGAACGGCGTCGTCATGCCGTAGCGTGGATCGAACCACGACGCTCGCACGCGACGCGCTTCAACGATGTCCATCTTGAGCGTGAACTGTTCGCCGCGCGGCGAGTAGGCGATTGCAAACGACCGATCCGCCGCCCGCGCCACGCGCACCTTGCCCCCGCCGCCGCCGGGCCCGTCGAGGATGCAACCCTGCTCCGGCACGAGTTGATGGAACGGCCGAGTCTCGAACAGCCGGCGAACGTGGCGCATCTGAAACGCGCCAGGGTGATCCACCGCCTCGTGCCACGGCACCGTGGCGTCGAGATGAACGGGATTGACGCCCGGCTTGCACATCTGCCACACGCTGTTATCGCCGTAGACATGCCCGCACGCGCCCGCCAGCAGCGCCCAGTACGCCGCCTGCCGAACGTCGTAATCATCAAACCGGTCATAGCCGGCACAGTGCTTGTTGTAGAAGCCGACCGGCAGATTTTCGTAGCGCGGCTCGGCATCAAGCGTCGGCTTGGCCGGGCTCAGCGCATAGTCGTGATCGATGAACAGACCGTTGTCGTAATCATGCGCCGCGTGGGATGTCTGGCACATGTTGAAATCCAACCACTCGGCCGCATGAAGCCGATCGGATGATCGCCCCGGCCCATAAGGGTGAAACGTGATCAACTGCTCACCTTCGGCACCGCCGTCGCGCAATCCCCGGGCAAAGCCTTCGATGATCTTCATTTCATCGTCGTTCAACACGTTGCGATCGCCGCCGAGAATCCAGATCACCGGCTTGCCGCGATACCGCTCTGCCAGAAATTGCCCATAAGACTCAGCAGAGTCAGGCCGAAAAATGCCCGGCGTGCTGTAAGGGCTGTACCGCCACTTATTGCCCCACGACGGCAGCAGCCCGACAAACAAGCCAAGCTCGGCCGCACGCGCTACCAGGTGATCCACATGTTCGAAGTACGCCTCGTTCGGCCGAGTGGGGTCATTGTCAACGAACGGCATATCGCCTTGCGCATTTGGACGGTCGACATCCTTGAACCCGCGCACCAGAATCGTCTGGACGACAGTGAACCCCTTCGCCGCCCGGTTCTGAAGATATTGATCCATCTCGTCGCGCGTCAGCGCGTAACACAAATGCCACGCCGTATCGCCGAGGTAGAAAAACGGGCTCCCATCCGCCCGCTCGAGGTATCGGCCATTGGAAGCCACACGCAAACGATGATGTTCAGGCATCATGCTCGAAATCCTTGCGGAGTCCCTCATTGCCGCGCGGCGCACCGCCCCGCCCGGCACCGCCGACCGCCCCTTCGCGGCTGGCGTTCGCAGGGTAACGTGAGTGTTGTATGTTTGTCCAGAGTAATTACTTCACCGTCGGCATGCGGCCGCCTGCCGCCCTGACGCGACACACTTGATTC
This window harbors:
- a CDS encoding glycosyl hydrolase; the protein is MNTLSQEASQFKGFPKQFSFAPLWFWNDEMYEEEILRQLKEMKAQHVNETMIWCNAGMNQRYLSEDYFALFVFAVEQAKKLGMRVWIYDDWSWPSGLAGGIINEVHPEYLMTACRMYRYDVSADGPRELVQRLPLGRVVRAEAERVSDGKRIDLDTYCDDTSLRWTAPSGAWRVYVAVVTKLQKILDPTCSSRWGNWLPGYLDVMNRDAVAKFIELCYEAHYQRVSEHFGNTIRGYFTDEPGIRYDHDIFGGGDHLALHRVGFPWKDEPREHAHANLHGVCGSVPWTADLFHHFRERRGYDLRPHLIDLLRAGDEQRKVCYDYYSLVSDLFAESWCEQIGQWCGERKVAYTGHYCEGVNGGDYYRQVKPQQVPGMDILGDHGVQMKDLMALPRKIASIGRMQNRDRILSETYSDTSWDFNLHDKIRDADLLTVLGINIHASIDYTYSFRSIRKHTTNPAGFFQASNWNYNKHFADHVTRLCQMTCAGESSVDTAIVYGSHAALSDALIDHVANDQLEKATDKAFRMLMAAQIESDIIYDTGLPDGKVEAGELVYPKARYKTLLLANLPFMRKEHAELLVDFVRTGGELVVLSRFPLRAPDGEDITAVWQQLADPGRIDTAREIERLDMGKGRLTLVPDFMRDVTSSDAPRTGDAEALFDGTNSMVVYPRSPQWIAIDFREPLELTRFSMTIEGIKKHIEYAYTLEVSDDGRSWKPIADIRRIDEVHREPLNNVKTRYFRLHVTEAGGRYLSLHDLSLHYRTADGQEKRWAPAGCDPLLMQQVLPSHQPRLELLGKDGKRVRSFTTAWRSVDGDDLVAIANRHGEEQLVTARLNDDKVTVEAWDLDSGERTVVPVDHGAFQVTFAPYESHLFMLRRKSTDSLPVRPMNRERVALTESQGPWPFKPLRQNAYPFVAAGLEMCDPAHPDKWYPTEDGSIPKPLRLIPAAQFRCTVPIESITGDERLLFEEGLIDKLKINGQPVTEAGSRDRYLDAFGLSTPIGDLLVKGDNVFTGLFQPEMYERLMEGTWYHYDNIQPTLDAFILGDFAVRDDALVAAPASLDSKAWEHQGFKYFSGTAAYTVAFDVPGEVQGPLWLEADVRENVLEVFKDGQSLGVRVTYPFVIDVTAHIAPGRNVFELHVTNPVGSLLSAQKRHSWKGRIDLNFMSGLRSARLVQPRDERFSQWAEPQLAGTRRQGDGGK
- the araD1 gene encoding AraD1 family protein, with the protein product MRLIQLQHPRHGRRVAMVEGDTLRLFDTFKSVYAMAAAAIDSDVTLADLVPNNLGKESLPYDEIYEGQSEWKLLPPFDHPDEPAFCFITGTGLSHKKSADNRQAMHVANVGDDSVSDSMKMYLMGMEGGRPAPGVVGVQPEWFYKCNGTRLQAHNEPLEMPPFAMDGGEEAEPVGAYLVGPNGMPWRVGFAVGNEFSDHVLEQQNYLYLSSSKLRACSLGPELVVGEPFDDIVGEVRVERDGNVIWRTDVATGEANMCHSVQNLEHHHFKYPEHRRPGDVHLHFFGADAFSYGDKLKLQDGDVMVIHYPKLGRPLRNPMKVEPGPQPFVPVNVL
- a CDS encoding DUF6785 family protein; this translates as MTIRAIILGLGLGIFISGFTHFNDLFMQSSLFINNHLPIAVFGLLVVLMLGVNPLLRLLGPRWSLGTAELAVIVALGLTSCGWPSFSFYRYFITITAMPNHWQGPKADWQAVGVMRYLPGGDPRLAEGHVQDWEALILAVAEPLHRQGEPVLERLWSQMDARGQRVFQEHLGAEEVPIGSRRDVVRAVNVALVSGDLTPQPPPPTMSELPRPMRLLLGEHLEQPLTGRAQVQLNRWWLVSTLPGVVLPAPQGQGVLLDTSAGGGEVLDMLLVGSSEPLGLTELPWSAWWPVLRVWGAAGLLLGLASLCLTVIVHPQWSRRELLPYPIARFVNELTERDATSWLPSIARHQAFWVGVIAMAAVHGVNGLHAWFPELPNIPLRMEFGPLRELFPNFGRIGATNDLFRPHIYFSVIAFCFFLGTPVSFSLGAATLAYGMLGATLLAAGATFQEDRMGAGEGNLLRFGAYVGMAGIIAYIGRRYYARLAIAAVGGARTIDTPTSAVWAARGLAVLFALTVFVLYTAGLDWLMAIVLVLLVLLIYLVLTRVVVETGMFFVQAWWLPAGILTGLLGFEAIGPTTFLVLAVGSTMLVGDPRTLLMPYLANAMQMADRSGAGKPGKVAPWLAVMLLVGFLVAGAALFSLTHNHGVGGAGAWDTEVLPNMPFDQATRHISESTVRDTLTQATAVEGLDRLWNVQLSFDAWAWMFGGMVLLIATAAARLRLPWWPIHPVLFLVWGTMPSYRLAGSFLIGWMIKLAVVQLGGTRGYRQVLPLMVGVIAGELLMGLVWTGASAAYYGIHNVAPPVYRLYP
- a CDS encoding sulfatase; the protein is MPAANPGVLLLIADDWSPIAGCYHDPVVHTPHIDALARRATRFDQAFCTTPSCAASRANLLTGQYVHQHGQYGHSHGYHGFRTHEHLADQTLPAVLRKHGVFTGLIGKDHIAPKSAYPFHVDERCQPRSLSGPAEGVRRFLTAAGDRPFYLHVASAYPHRTGGDFRRSHDEGDGLSDDDVLYPPETLPVPNWLPDTPEVRQDLADYYTFVTRFDRFVGVVLAELQRSGRADETTIILTSDHGMPFPGAKGSAYDSGHHCPLIIAPPHASPHASQALVNWCDIYPTICDSLALPQADLPADLPGRSLLPILDQSDPPGWDQTFYSHVFHEITNYFPYRVLREKRFKFVRHLVRDMPMPSDLFNSPTWQAVLKQSLTHMGDRLTERVLHHDREELYDLANDPAETTNLVANPAFADTADRMRKTLHAFRERTNDPWLIVDKQEAATHN
- a CDS encoding DUF4038 domain-containing protein, with product MMPEHHRLRVASNGRYLERADGSPFFYLGDTAWHLCYALTRDEMDQYLQNRAAKGFTVVQTILVRGFKDVDRPNAQGDMPFVDNDPTRPNEAYFEHVDHLVARAAELGLFVGLLPSWGNKWRYSPYSTPGIFRPDSAESYGQFLAERYRGKPVIWILGGDRNVLNDDEMKIIEGFARGLRDGGAEGEQLITFHPYGPGRSSDRLHAAEWLDFNMCQTSHAAHDYDNGLFIDHDYALSPAKPTLDAEPRYENLPVGFYNKHCAGYDRFDDYDVRQAAYWALLAGACGHVYGDNSVWQMCKPGVNPVHLDATVPWHEAVDHPGAFQMRHVRRLFETRPFHQLVPEQGCILDGPGGGGGKVRVARAADRSFAIAYSPRGEQFTLKMDIVEARRVRASWFDPRYGMTTPFCTSLPLPMQTFTPPTHGRGRDWVLLLDDDDKQLPLPGLEAQA